The Amphiura filiformis chromosome 1, Afil_fr2py, whole genome shotgun sequence nucleotide sequence AAAATCTTCAAGCTGTGGCTACACGCTACCTCAAGAGATGACGTCGAGCAGGCCTGCCGAAATGCGCCAACCCCTCTATTCTCTACAGAAAGAGAGATAACAAGGGCCTCCAACCGAAAGTTTTAACAACGCATTTCAAATGTATGCAGTGAAGTACGTACCACGTCATGAAATATTCTGTGGACGAGGAGACACAGTTCATCTATGGTCACATAGAGCAGAGACAGAGAGGAAAGAAACAGTGGAATGGTGTGAAAGAGCTGCATGAAAGCGAAAGACATCTTTTTTTCAACGAGCTATGCAGAGGGCAACATGGTCGCCAGGACCTGGGGTTTATCAAGGGTAACAGCCATACACATGGACACAAGATGGAATAGTCTCCTCTACTCCTGGTCACCCGAGATGCTGAAATTTTATCTCAACTCAATCCAAGACACACTACCCTCACCTGATAGCTTGAAGACATGGAACAAACACCCACTAAGTCAGTACTCTCTGTGGCTACAACTGCTGCACAATGCTGCACATAGTATTCAACTGCTGCCAGTACTCTCTAACTGCTAACAGGCCGTTACAACTGGAGACATGACATGGTACTCCGAGAGATAGTCCACCAGCTCTTTATATTTTTGGCCCTGGTTGGGGCCATGCAGTGTGGCCGTTTGAtaatatattcttgtttattgattggttaaaagtggatcacgtGACCagaaatagttctaccatcagtactcccaTTCATAAATAGTACTTAAGCCGTAAATAGTCTTTTTAATGTCCTGGATGCGAATTTTTTTACTGTAGTTAACATTTTCACAAGCCGTAGTACTTTTGACAATGTCTTCCGAGTGCGAGCATCTCGGCGAGCATCCGATGCGACACAACAGTTCACACGCGCGCAACGGCCATAGCGTGATTCGATTTTTTTTTGAAGCGCCAAATGTCGGCTGTGCGCAAATAGGTTGTGCTGTTCACCCAGGATCTAGCTGGAGAGtacaaaaattaaataattttcttttaaccaatcaatgaacaaacaaAGAATattttaatgaagtatataaaacaaatatactgCCATTattcgaggttctggttaaaactatggtccctcgatGAGATCAATTAACACTATTTTCTTTCGGGGCTGCGCCcgtcaggaaaatagtactatacatagattgatctcacctcgggcccatagttttaatcagaacctctcatggcagcatatatttgaagacctgagcgcaagaagatcgtaagtccacttggcccctcaacatgtatacactaaagttacgtatagtttcttagggttttataatgtttaatacatgttccagggtgaaaacatcatgaaaggttgtgaaagatttgttttagccctgaacatgtataaaacattaccaaactatacgaaactatatgcaactttagtgtatacatgttgaggggccaagtggacttacggtcttcttgcgctcaggtcttcatttgtatAATATAGTGTATAGTTTGAATGAGTAACCGTGGAAAGTTTTAAATAATGGACTACTTTTGTTCAAATTGgtttatatttatatatcatTGATAAATCCAAAAATATCCCTTTTTTTAAAGCTCTAACATTTCTAATTTACTTATCCAATTTCTTTTATGTTTACAGCTGGGAACTCCTGTTGTAAGTGTCGTGACAGCTGCATCATCACAGGTATAATATGCCCACCAGACCTGCAGATTAGTTCTTCCGAACAATTACATGTCATATATCCATTGGAAGCACTGGCTATAGACGAGACACTTCAGACACATACAACTTTCAGGCGTTACCGTTACGACAGATGTAGAGTGCTTATAACCTATAGCCAACCATCGGGTTCTCTGTTTGATTTTGGCGCCAGCACAGTCACGGTTACAGCAATTGATACAAGCAGGAACATTCATACCTGTGAATTTACTATCAACGTTGTAATGGAAGGTAATCAAATCAAAATGTTAAATCATTATCAgcgtcataatcatcatcatcatcatcatcatcatcatcatcatcatcatcatcatcatcatcatcatcatcatgtgtcACCCAGTAACTTCGTGTCATAAATTGCCAGTAGGAATTGCCAATTGATAGTAGGGCGAGGCGAATCCACTAATTCTtgaacagccacgcatggcgattttgttctgCCGTGTTTAATAGTTCCGAGATACTCAGGTTAAGTATAACACAATACGATTGCCGCACCACCACCACTGATGACcttctaataaagaactttgggaataggactcgctaaatatttttgcctgcgaggtaggtaccagggaataatcacacggcttgttagatgcgtcttggttcactcgtctcggctagtcTCTCTGATTGGTACTTCTGTTCCTCGGCTCTTCATCGTAGATTTGGCATGAGTAGGGGCGCTAatataaagttcttcatagaactagaggttcaaccagggacttattagGCTTTCAGATTCAGCTaagcacgagtattatcacacaaacatgaagacaattaAAACCACAATTTACGGatatttatgttatatttattacttactacatcttcttcattcggtctgaaactttatattaaaactaacaagtgaactaggagtagaacaaactccattatcaagtaataattagcgagaattgttctcgctctaaactaagaagtcgtgttcaaatcttgacgcacacggagagtttatggagaggtGTTAACCctctgagtgaatgccacagactacaattcattctcagtttgcgtcgtccacaaaaCCTTCGTTTACAATggaccattgtgacgttttacgatagtctaatcgaaatgatacgagagagtgatctcactcggggtgaatgacaccatattttgattaaataaataaattaaaatagaaggcacgggatataaaataatatatcgccacaacaaccTCGACACACTTTCCAATGGCGGATGAAGAGTACTCAACTCTCAACGGCTAAAGAGCGCATAATGATGAATTATATTATCTCAACGGATTAATTCATGCACATGAACGTGTTCTGGgccgcgtaatttctttctgcaaccataatgggccgcaatgcgataacacatagtacataccaggtggtgtatgacgtgcattccctaaattcagtaaattttcatcgtcaaccgtgtaattgaatgggattattttgaaattttaaaacgcttgaaatatcacaaacaaataggcctatgttgataaataatataaatacaagctaaaaccgttggggttcgataatgaaccccacaaaactaaccgagtatatggaaaatgccatacggccgggcggtttcacgagttgccggctcgatcatgtcatccgccgcctggtacatacatgtaattataggcatatgatgctagatataacacgagtttattaccattaataTTTCCTCTTATTTAATAAagtaaaaagaaatcgatagaactaaaattctacaacggtttacctggggttcgaacccacaatctatgtatccatagtctaatgcctacacgactgtgctatgattcgttgtgccagaaaggtgtttgtttatgatacttattgattacggaataaagtgcatacacacactatactattactagtatattagtactaataaatacgaatataatcctaaccctaaccctaatccctaacccttaccctataaccctaaccctatccctaaaccctaaaccctaaccctaaccctaaccctaactctaaccctaaccctaaccctaaccctaaccctaacccctaacccttaccctaaccataaccataaccataagaccctaaccctaagaccctaaccctgacaataatgaaccttgcctcggactatgcggttagtgatatattgcggcccattaggGTTGCATAAAGAAATTAAGCTTCCGGGCCAGGGTCGAGCGAACCACTCATGTGGATTTCGGCTGCTGTTGCCTCCAGACTCCAGGCTCAACTAAAAGTCCTAGTGACTACTGCACTGGAGTATTGCAGGGAGATGTTTGAGCTCCATTCCTCTTTTCATTGTATTGTCTTGAACAAATTAGAGTTCGCTGACGATACTGCCTTGCTTGAATCATCCATTCCACGGGGACAGGCACAGCCGACTAGAACAGCAGCTTCAGCAGAGAGTCCGTGTCTCATCATCAGTGCCATTATCAGTGTTCCTAAAATTGAGTACATGACTATCAACTGCAATCTACAGCATCCACTCAAAAATgtatacggagaacccatcaCAGCTCATCACGTACTCGTATGTCACCGATTTTCAATATCTTGGTTCCATTATGGGCTCTAGCACTAGTGACGTGACCTCTCCCGACGAAAGGCGCTTGTATGGTAtggtatgttttttttaaattatagcaTCTGTGGAGAGGTCAAACAATCTCGATTGCAACAAATGTCAAGCTTCGTCACACCTCTTGTGTTACAGCATTGTTGTGCGAGTCATGGGAGCTCCTTGGTGTGTGACAGGGTGTGTGATTCCTGATAGTTGCAGAATAATGCTGAACAAGCACACTGACCATGTCAATATTGAAAGGATCTATAAAATCACCAAACACTGAGCCTCTTATTAACTCTGTCAAGTCACAACAACTATGATTCCTGGGACGTATCCCGAGGATCAAACCTACACAAGTCTGGCCCTCTACatcccattacatggtaaaataaGATCCCGGAAGGGGCAAAGAACCTCCTACTTGTCTTatttacaaacatgacaaaaggggATTTGAACAACCGCCGGAAACAGATGCATCAGGAGGATCATAagattatttgtttttgtttgacaaatccaAAAGAATTGAGCTTTCGCCATGCAGGCTGATGCCTTGATTACAAGTAATCTGTTAATTGCGTTTTAATTGTTCTTGATATGGCATTTGAGTCTTTGtccaatataagctaatatacttGCCCCCTCCCAGTTGATAACACTGATTTTCTTGACCAATATGATCTGTTATAGCCGACTTGTACTGTTCGGATGTATAAGCTTTCCTATTTGCCCAGGTGAACTCGATGTCTTTAACTGTCGCAGAGTCTTTTAGATGTTAACCGCATGCCGAATTGTCTTCCTGTTTTTTTCCCAATACGACATATCACAGCGTTTACAAGAGATGTCATATACAGCGTCGCTGGTTTCCAAAACGTTTTCCTTGTCTTTTAGGATAAACAAGGGTACTTTTGAATGTATTGGTTAGACGCATGGCTGTAGAGTTTTCGTGTTTTTGAAAAATCATGTGAAGTTGTTCCTCCATTCCTGCAACATAAGGGATGCCAACCATCCCCCTCGATGGAGTTTCATCCGTTTTGTTTACTTCTTTCGTTGCTGGGGTTTGTCTTCCATCTGGCGTTTGACTGTCAACATCCCACTTTGCGTAACACAATCTGGAAAAGCATTCCTGATCTTACACTCCTCTTCCATTTTGCCCACTTCTTCCGTCACTATGGTCCCCTTCAGTAGTTCTCATTTATGACTGTGAGGGTTCTAATTACATACACCGAGCTTTTGATGGATGTTACGACATGAAATGTACGTTCTAAATCTGTATTGTGTCTTCTTACGGTATAAACTAACATTTTAGTGGGGCACGcatgatcactcaaagtgggaattGCGGTTACCAGAAAGTTTAACAGAAAGTGTGTTCTTGACCATGAGTCAAACAGCTTATGGAAGACAATCCCGAATAATTTATATAAGCAGAGAACAAGCAGAGAAGTCAAAGAAAACGGATGAAACTCCATTGAGAGAAATGGTTTTTAATTGATAGTTAAAACtcatgatctcaacacaaaatgacGATTTATCGTCTCAATAAATCTTTTGTTTTAGAACtggaagacatacagtctctatgtattgtatgatgcaactgtaattccCCCCTCTCACacaccaaaaaagctggctacgcccctgggttcgaacccacaatctatggatTCATTGTCCACTGCCTACACCACTGTGCTATgagtcgttgtgccagaaaggtgtttatttatcatactttatattgatcattgttgattacggaataaagtgcatagtATTACTAGTATACTATATAGTACTAATAAATATGTATATAACCTCatatcaataatgaaccttgcctcaccctaatcctaaaccctaaccctaaccctaacccctaaccctaactcctaaccctaaccctaactctaagaccctaaccctaagaccctaacactaacaataatgaaccttgcctcggactatgcggttagtgatataatgcggtccattatggttgcagacagaaattttaaaattttaaagtcCGGGAGACTTAAAAGTCTCCCGGACTGCGCTGACTTTTATTCACAGAACCGTGTCCAACTGGAAATACTCGGACATCGAGGCAGATATCACTGGACTGCGATGTTAAGGACTGTACATCTCATAATATGGTGTTTCCTAATCAGTACACGAAGACAGAAATAAACAATTGCCTCAATTCACCATATGTGTACTCTGGGAATGACGTCTACGCCTACCCCCCGTCTTATCATGCAACTGTCAATGTGTCGCCGCAGCCGGAGACGCCGATTTGCATCACGACCATAATAGGTATGTAGGCTTACTGATCATGCCAATTATCAATATTATGCAATATCTTTCGCTTCAATTTCGCCCCTGTGGCACCAGAAATAACGCGTGAGGTAATTTGATTGAGAAATAGACAGCTGACATCATTTCTAGTAGTACTAGTATATATAATAATAGAGGTTTAATATCCACTTTTAATACTcaatgtgtgacttctaacaaaaagcgctggttcccgtagtatttctcattcaaactaattcaacgcatgactttggcgggctattttgaaacagtcatggttgcacatgcaggtacttcttttgaaagtcctaaacaaggtatagcagtcactgacaggatatgcagcttatagaacacggataacctctattacatTTTCCAATCGAGTCGAATCCTGTATATTACAGTTAGCTCTGGAATCAGATCATTTTTTGAGcacttaatttaattataataaagtaGGCCCAAAcccaggggggcactcaactttggaagtgacggtatgtgcctgtcaataggcaccctcttttgaagtcgactatacccgatgaccccctgaGAAATTGACCTAGAACTTGATATTAAAGCGACAAGAATCAGAAACTGGTGTTGCTATGTATAATTTGTTGGCAAAatgcaagaccatcgtaagtgacatttttatcGAGATTTAGAAgttgattaattttgaaaatatatttttaaactcaCAATTTAAAGTTGATGTCATGTGCTAAAATCTTATGTAATTGATTATAGTTAATGAAATAAGATATCGGTATCGTGCATAATTTGTTAGTGGACTCAACAAAACCAGGGTTGAATGTGCAGCACTTTTATTTAGAGGATATGCACTTATGACCTATGACACTTTTATTAATAGGATATGCACTTATGACATATAAATTATTTATAGGGTATGGGTATGCATTTATGACATATATATTATATGTTCTGTTTATCAGTATTTGAAATATCAAGGTATTGTCTATGTTGTATTGTTGTATAAAAAATGAATTAACGATTTTATGATGTAACAAACTATATTATTTGTGTATTATTTAATGGCGATGCCTAAAAATTATTTCTTGTAATTGCTGTAGTTAGTATCGACATAAACAGCTGCAACATTGGACGCCGAAAGAGAGCCATTTCTAACAATGACTTAGATGTTGACGAGGGTAGTACATTACGTGTTGGTGTCAGGAAAACAGGATTCAATACTGTACCAGTGCGTAAGTACAGCCCAATTgtagttcattcattcattcatggatGCTTTATAGTCCGGcagcaaaatattgtttttaatcaggttagatggttttgccagtttaaGTGTTTATCGTTGCTGATTATTAGTCTATAGGCGGTACAGAGTGAGATTATGGTGGTGTAAAATTGTCGCTGGCAATTCAACgactcgttacctaggtaaccgTTCAGGGAAATACCAGTATGTCATCATCAATAGGACGCAATTGGCAATGACCTATTTTGCTTTGTTTCCTAGGTAATGAGGCATTATATGTGGTCCAAACAATTGTTTATTAGAGTTGTTATCACAGAAAGAACAAATTGCATTCGACTTACACAGGAAATTtagcaggccatgccgtgccctacttactaaaacaccaaagtgcgaatatttccaaatatctaaattagctaaaaatttaggacatgttacaaaactatattgcctagaatttcagagagtacaatgaatattggccggttatttttcacacagtgacgttaattaggaaatgccctatacctctaacatacactgtttgtagaggtcacacctcaatggtgagagcactgtgtatagtgtataggaaaatgaacagtaactgcagtatgcattcAAGCCTACAAAACCACATTGGCTGATCATCTAGTAAATGACCATCCACATAATCTAAAAACGAATCACAACAACAAAAGACTGTGGTTATAGTGCTCACTATTCCGGAAATGGAACTTGCTACCTACTGACACGAAAGAATCCGACAATCTGAAGTAGTTCTTAACATATACTTGACGCCACTGACCTTGAGGAAGTTATTAAGAAAGTTCACGCGGTTTCATGCAGTATATATTTTTTGAAGGTTCGAAAGGTATAGATGATAGCATTTTCATCAGCTCGATTTTATTTTTCTTCCAGATGCATCGATAATTCCATGCGACGGAACAACTAGAAGTGACTACGACCAAATTGTCACATTCTCTCCAGTTCCGCCGTCTTCGGTGACAAACACGTGTGTTGTACAGTGTGTGGATATTGATATTCCTGAAGACAATGTGCGTCAGGGAGACAGGATTTTATGCCTTCAACTTCGTATTATCGGAAACACCGGTAAAATTGATGAGAGCAATGCACAAATAAtgattaatattattgataatgatgGTAAGTTTAACTATGGTCAGGGCGAGTTAGGCATGGTTAGTGTACGGTGAATGTCCGTTTTGAGCGACTGAGTGGACTGTTACTGTCCGATATCTGGTTCTCATGGAAGGTTGGAAATACAAAAACATGCCTGAAGAAGAAAGAATGCATAAAATAAGATCATTTTTTCATTCATCATTTTATATCATTCAATCgtttcaaatttataattttttcattttcaaacataatcatagtgcaaggtgtacattttaaacaaaatagggCCTATAATTTGCCTAAATACAGTATC carries:
- the LOC140156329 gene encoding uncharacterized protein isoform X2; amino-acid sequence: MVFPNQYTKTEINNCLNSPYVYSGNDVYAYPPSYHATVNVSPQPETPICITTIIVSIDINSCNIGRRKRAISNNDLDVDEGSTLRVGVRKTGFNTVPVHASIIPCDGTTRSDYDQIVTFSPVPPSSVTNTCVVQCVDIDIPEDNVRQGDRILCLQLRIIGNTEFAGK
- the LOC140156329 gene encoding uncharacterized protein isoform X1, whose translation is MVFPNQYTKTEINNCLNSPYVYSGNDVYAYPPSYHATVNVSPQPETPICITTIIVSIDINSCNIGRRKRAISNNDLDVDEGSTLRVGVRKTGFNTVPVHASIIPCDGTTRSDYDQIVTFSPVPPSSVTNTCVVQCVDIDIPEDNVRQGDRILCLQLRIIGNTGKIDESNAQIMINIIDNDEFAGK